Proteins from a single region of Natrinema amylolyticum:
- a CDS encoding IclR family transcriptional regulator: MTDDSRYPVQAAATTFRIIETLHELNGAGVTELSAELGMANSTVHDHLRTLAEAEYLVNEGGTYHIGARFLELGGFARSQMKLYQIASPEIKKLAEETGEHANLMIEEHGKGIFLNKAKGPDAVNLDTHIGKRVHLHTTAMGKAILSRLSEADVDEIIDRHGLPGVTEKTITEVDELKRHLTKVRDQGYAIDDEERVAGMRCVAAPICDDNEEPMGAISVSGPTNRFDDEMFATEIPKTVLSTANVIEVNMTYS; the protein is encoded by the coding sequence ATGACCGACGATTCACGCTACCCGGTCCAAGCCGCTGCGACGACGTTCAGAATCATCGAAACGCTTCACGAACTCAATGGAGCGGGCGTTACCGAACTCTCCGCCGAACTCGGAATGGCGAATAGCACGGTTCACGATCACCTCCGGACGCTCGCCGAAGCCGAATACCTCGTCAATGAGGGAGGAACCTATCACATCGGTGCGCGATTTCTCGAACTCGGCGGGTTCGCCCGCAGTCAGATGAAACTCTACCAGATCGCCTCCCCCGAAATCAAGAAACTGGCGGAAGAAACGGGTGAGCACGCGAATCTCATGATCGAGGAACACGGCAAGGGGATCTTCCTTAACAAGGCTAAAGGACCGGACGCGGTGAATCTCGATACGCACATCGGCAAGCGAGTACATCTCCACACCACCGCAATGGGAAAGGCGATTCTCTCGAGGCTCTCCGAAGCGGACGTCGACGAAATTATCGATCGACACGGACTTCCCGGGGTGACCGAGAAGACGATTACTGAGGTCGATGAACTGAAACGCCACTTGACGAAGGTTCGCGACCAAGGATACGCGATCGACGACGAAGAACGGGTCGCCGGAATGCGGTGTGTCGCAGCGCCGATCTGTGACGACAACGAAGAACCGATGGGCGCGATCAGCGTTTCCGGACCGACGAACCGGTTCGACGACGAAATGTTTGCGACCGAAATTCCAAAGACCGTCCTGAGCACTGCGAACGTTATCGAAGTGAACATGACTTATTCGTAA
- a CDS encoding lactonase family protein, producing the protein MRSAYRIDAESGRLTRLNGRSSEGDGPCHVSVDATGRYAFVANYQGATVAAYPLADDGRLGEAADVVAHEGSGPDPERQAAPHPHAIAPGPENRFCYVPDLGTDRIEIYRPDESSALRPTEAEPVTARPGAGPRHIAFHPTEPYCYVVEELESTVSAYKRDPRTGGLVSIDRTSTLPAAFDGDNESADVHVHPSGRWVYVSNRGHDSVGVFAVDAATGRLESVDHEPTRGETPRDIALAPDGSVLLACNQHGDSVVSFAIDGAGRLEFVAALDVPKPVCATFLESA; encoded by the coding sequence GTGCGGTCGGCATACCGAATCGACGCCGAGAGCGGCCGACTCACGCGGCTCAACGGTCGCTCGAGCGAGGGCGACGGCCCCTGTCACGTCAGCGTCGACGCGACCGGCCGCTACGCGTTCGTCGCAAACTATCAGGGCGCGACCGTGGCGGCGTACCCGCTCGCGGACGACGGCCGACTCGGCGAGGCCGCCGACGTCGTCGCCCACGAGGGCTCCGGCCCCGACCCGGAGCGGCAAGCGGCCCCGCATCCGCACGCGATCGCACCCGGCCCGGAGAATCGGTTCTGTTACGTCCCGGACCTCGGAACGGACCGCATCGAGATCTATCGCCCCGACGAGTCCAGCGCGCTCCGGCCGACCGAGGCCGAGCCGGTGACCGCCCGTCCGGGCGCGGGACCGCGTCACATCGCCTTCCATCCGACCGAGCCCTACTGTTACGTCGTCGAGGAACTCGAGTCGACGGTGAGCGCGTACAAGCGCGACCCTCGGACCGGCGGGCTCGTATCGATCGACCGGACGAGTACCCTGCCGGCCGCGTTCGACGGGGACAACGAGTCCGCCGACGTCCACGTCCATCCGTCCGGTCGGTGGGTGTACGTCTCCAACCGAGGCCACGACAGCGTCGGCGTCTTCGCGGTCGACGCGGCGACGGGCCGCCTCGAATCTGTCGACCACGAACCGACGCGCGGGGAGACGCCCCGCGACATCGCGCTCGCTCCCGACGGCTCGGTGCTCCTCGCCTGCAATCAACACGGCGACTCGGTCGTGAGCTTCGCGATCGACGGGGCCGGACGCCTCGAGTTCGTCGCGGCGCTCGACGTCCCGAAACCGGTCTGTGCGACGTTCCTCGAGTCGGCGTGA
- a CDS encoding carbohydrate ABC transporter permease gives MILVLSVLAFYPLLRTLWVSLHSDDLYGSHPVGAFNGFDTYAAILSGDANIILSDPFFSLSNPLSSALVITLLITAVSVTLGTVLGLGMALLLNKGFRGRAVARMVVLLPWSIPIVIQGMIFYLLFQPSISFLVEPLHSLGLFSANPLVSTRDSIIVVILVDVWRRVPFIALIILAGLASVDQSLYDVAKVAGASKWQEFKLITFPLIKPVVFIGMIFYTISSMKVYGVVEASAGCGTVPTLTCLVVDTFRMQRWATASAIAFLTALIIALIVMVYLVQFRNEVTTSE, from the coding sequence ATGATCCTCGTCCTCTCGGTTCTCGCATTTTATCCGCTTCTTCGGACGTTGTGGGTCTCGCTCCACAGCGATGATCTCTACGGTTCACATCCGGTCGGAGCATTCAACGGCTTCGATACGTACGCCGCGATTCTCAGCGGAGACGCCAACATCATTCTCAGCGACCCGTTTTTCAGCCTGAGCAATCCGCTTTCGAGTGCGCTCGTCATCACGCTCCTCATTACGGCCGTGAGCGTCACTCTGGGGACCGTTCTCGGTCTCGGAATGGCGTTACTTCTTAACAAGGGGTTTCGCGGCCGCGCGGTCGCACGGATGGTCGTTCTCCTCCCGTGGTCGATCCCGATCGTCATTCAGGGCATGATCTTCTACCTGCTGTTCCAGCCGTCGATCAGCTTCCTCGTCGAGCCGCTGCACAGCCTCGGACTGTTCTCGGCGAATCCGCTCGTCAGTACGCGCGATTCGATCATCGTCGTTATTCTAGTCGACGTCTGGCGGCGGGTGCCGTTCATCGCGCTCATTATCCTCGCCGGTCTCGCGAGCGTGGATCAGAGCCTCTATGACGTGGCGAAGGTCGCCGGTGCCTCGAAGTGGCAGGAGTTCAAACTGATCACGTTCCCACTGATCAAACCCGTCGTCTTCATCGGCATGATCTTCTACACGATCAGTTCGATGAAGGTCTACGGTGTCGTGGAGGCGTCTGCGGGCTGTGGTACGGTTCCGACGCTGACGTGCCTCGTCGTCGACACGTTCCGAATGCAGCGGTGGGCGACTGCGTCCGCGATCGCCTTCCTGACGGCGCTCATCATCGCACTCATCGTGATGGTGTATCTCGTCCAATTCCGCAACGAGGTGACTACCAGTGAGTAA
- a CDS encoding methyl-accepting chemotaxis protein, with amino-acid sequence MSSESSIGGRLIRTITPSVIRQRFAYKLGVLLLIFVIILALVGGVGYVRANNSVENNADQQMRSVASIQSNGVGDWIQEMKRQTSAVATDDELKGDDPEIIEGQLISRSNNMPQTVREVHVIDRTNGTLIASHSKGSSGETLEDIDEPWADASQYQDISDSVYQVDMSERSYEAADGRAVYFSTPVMGDEDRVVVLVGGIKEQVLGLHQPFDEQETTIVTADNASVVAGAENAPLPSEIRNGEADLGIESIETLESDSHVHAATMISGTAPGTDWLLVTTVPRSVAFQTANIVGQSMLGVVGVGLIAVLGITFVIGRQTSGPLRQLRDKAQTMEEGKLDVDLQTSRVDEIGQLYDRFGSMRDALRDHIHETETARQTAEEAKQETQRTNEHLERKADEFSQVMRECAQGDLTQRMDPDSDNDAMESIALEFNEMIGAIEETTAHVKQFATEVAAASEEVTASSEEVRNASEQVSESVQRISDGAERQHEYVEEATGELNTLSSTTEEIASSSNAVADIAERTATAGERGREAANQAAEEMTIVADDTDDVVEQFERLEREVEQIDDLIEFIDEIAEQTNMLALNANIEASRTHDDGGDGFGAVAKEVKQLSQETREATEQIEQQLTSVQAAADDAATVVGRTSEQVTKSVDTVEEAVEALEEIATYAERTNEGVQEISTATDDQAVAVNETAEVVDDVATISRQTSKETESVAASAEEQTSALTQVSHNASRLAEQAGQLSNTLDRFDTAVDVEGDGVVADELEDVDTDVDVDEASDDLADGSEAEDNVFEYVSDDASGDVDTDREGQSRPAPDE; translated from the coding sequence GTGAGTAGTGAAAGCTCGATCGGGGGACGACTTATTCGAACGATCACTCCGTCCGTCATTCGGCAGCGGTTTGCGTACAAGTTGGGCGTATTGCTGCTCATCTTCGTCATTATACTCGCGCTCGTGGGAGGCGTCGGCTACGTCCGCGCCAACAACTCCGTCGAGAACAACGCCGACCAACAGATGCGGTCAGTGGCGTCGATCCAGAGCAACGGAGTCGGCGACTGGATCCAGGAGATGAAACGTCAGACGAGCGCGGTGGCCACTGACGATGAACTCAAAGGCGACGACCCCGAAATCATCGAGGGGCAGCTGATTTCTCGATCGAATAACATGCCCCAAACGGTCCGGGAAGTCCACGTGATCGACCGTACCAACGGGACGCTCATCGCCTCCCATTCCAAGGGCTCGAGCGGCGAAACCCTCGAGGATATCGATGAACCGTGGGCGGACGCCTCGCAGTATCAGGACATCAGCGACTCGGTGTACCAGGTGGACATGAGCGAACGGTCCTACGAGGCCGCCGACGGTCGCGCCGTCTACTTCTCCACGCCGGTGATGGGCGACGAGGACAGGGTCGTCGTCCTCGTCGGCGGCATCAAAGAGCAGGTGCTGGGACTCCACCAGCCGTTCGACGAACAAGAAACGACGATCGTCACCGCTGACAACGCCTCGGTGGTGGCCGGGGCCGAGAACGCGCCACTCCCGTCGGAGATACGTAACGGCGAGGCGGACCTGGGTATCGAGTCGATCGAAACGCTCGAAAGCGACTCGCACGTCCACGCGGCCACGATGATCTCCGGCACCGCCCCTGGTACCGACTGGCTGCTGGTCACGACGGTCCCGAGATCGGTCGCGTTTCAAACCGCGAACATCGTCGGTCAGTCCATGCTCGGCGTCGTGGGCGTCGGACTGATAGCGGTGCTCGGGATCACGTTCGTCATCGGACGGCAGACCTCGGGGCCGCTCAGGCAGCTGCGGGACAAGGCCCAGACGATGGAGGAGGGGAAGCTCGACGTGGACCTCCAGACGTCTCGGGTCGACGAGATCGGACAGCTTTACGACAGGTTCGGATCGATGCGTGACGCGTTACGCGACCACATCCATGAGACCGAAACGGCCCGACAGACGGCCGAAGAGGCGAAACAGGAGACCCAACGCACCAACGAGCATCTCGAACGCAAGGCCGACGAGTTCAGTCAGGTCATGCGCGAGTGCGCGCAGGGTGATCTCACGCAGCGGATGGATCCCGACAGCGACAACGACGCGATGGAGTCGATCGCCCTAGAGTTCAACGAGATGATCGGTGCCATCGAGGAGACGACCGCGCACGTCAAACAGTTCGCCACCGAGGTCGCGGCCGCGAGCGAGGAGGTGACCGCCAGTTCCGAAGAGGTCAGGAACGCGAGCGAGCAGGTCTCCGAGTCCGTCCAGCGGATCTCCGACGGCGCGGAGCGCCAGCACGAATACGTCGAGGAGGCGACCGGCGAACTGAACACGCTCTCGTCGACGACCGAGGAGATCGCGTCGTCCTCGAATGCAGTGGCGGACATCGCCGAACGGACCGCCACGGCTGGCGAGCGCGGACGGGAGGCGGCCAATCAGGCCGCCGAGGAGATGACCATCGTCGCTGACGACACCGACGACGTCGTCGAGCAGTTCGAGCGCCTCGAGCGGGAAGTCGAGCAGATCGACGACCTGATCGAGTTCATCGACGAAATCGCCGAGCAGACCAACATGCTCGCGCTCAACGCCAATATCGAGGCCTCGAGAACCCACGACGACGGCGGCGACGGGTTCGGTGCCGTCGCCAAAGAGGTGAAGCAACTGTCACAGGAGACCAGGGAGGCGACCGAGCAGATCGAACAGCAGTTGACGAGCGTGCAGGCGGCGGCCGACGACGCCGCCACGGTCGTCGGACGGACGAGCGAGCAGGTCACCAAGAGCGTCGACACCGTCGAGGAGGCCGTCGAGGCGCTCGAGGAGATCGCCACGTACGCGGAGCGAACCAACGAGGGTGTCCAGGAGATCAGCACGGCCACCGACGATCAGGCCGTCGCCGTCAACGAGACGGCCGAGGTGGTCGACGACGTCGCGACGATCAGCAGACAGACGTCCAAAGAGACGGAGTCCGTCGCCGCGTCCGCCGAGGAGCAGACGTCGGCGCTGACCCAGGTGTCGCACAACGCCAGCCGACTGGCCGAGCAGGCCGGGCAGTTGAGCAACACCCTCGACCGGTTCGACACGGCGGTCGACGTGGAGGGCGACGGGGTCGTCGCCGACGAACTGGAAGACGTCGATACCGACGTCGATGTCGACGAGGCGAGCGACGACCTCGCGGACGGATCCGAGGCCGAGGACAACGTGTTCGAGTACGTCTCCGACGACGCGTCCGGAGATGTCGACACCGATCGGGAGGGGCAGTCGCGTCCCGCCCCCGACGAGTAA
- a CDS encoding aldehyde dehydrogenase family protein translates to MPTANRNYVDGEWVESRSGDTFEVLNPANTNEVVGEFQSSSAADAEEAVEAAVAAEDEWASTPGPSRGAILKETAQILEDQKDELTETLTREEGKTLGEAGGEVQRAIDIFYYYAQKASDLGGTVKSSSSRDTELYTKREPLGTVALITPWNYPIAIPAWKLAPALAAGNTAVLKPASAAPTVASKLLEALDEAGLPDGVANYVTGSGSEVGGVLTDHEGVDAVSFTGSTQVGTAVAQAAADDLKRVQCEMGGKNPTVVMPSADVDEAVDIVGAGAFGVTGQACTACSRAIVHEDVYDEFVAGVTDYAESIEIGPGDEDVDMGPHVTNSELEGTLEYVQIAAEEDGATLETGGERLTGDEYDDGYYVEPAVFSDVENDMRIAQEEVFGPVLAVLKVSSFEEGLEVANDIDYGLSASIVTQDLTEANQFAENVESGVAKVNEKTTGLELHVPFGGYKQSSTDTYREQGDAGLDFFTSTKTVYMNY, encoded by the coding sequence ATGCCGACAGCGAATCGTAACTACGTCGATGGTGAGTGGGTAGAATCGCGTTCCGGAGATACGTTCGAGGTACTGAATCCTGCAAACACGAACGAGGTCGTCGGAGAGTTCCAGTCCTCCTCGGCTGCGGACGCCGAGGAGGCCGTCGAGGCCGCAGTCGCCGCCGAGGACGAGTGGGCGTCGACGCCCGGCCCGTCCCGCGGCGCGATCCTCAAGGAGACGGCGCAGATCCTCGAGGACCAGAAGGACGAACTGACCGAGACGCTGACCCGAGAGGAGGGGAAGACGCTCGGCGAAGCCGGCGGAGAGGTCCAGCGTGCGATCGACATCTTCTACTACTACGCACAGAAGGCCAGCGACCTCGGCGGCACCGTCAAGTCCTCCAGCAGCCGGGACACGGAGCTCTACACCAAGCGCGAGCCGCTCGGAACCGTCGCGCTGATCACGCCGTGGAACTACCCCATCGCGATTCCGGCCTGGAAGCTGGCACCCGCGCTGGCGGCCGGCAACACGGCCGTCCTCAAGCCCGCCTCGGCGGCGCCGACCGTCGCCTCGAAGCTGCTCGAGGCGCTCGACGAAGCGGGACTGCCCGACGGCGTCGCGAACTACGTCACCGGCTCCGGGAGCGAGGTCGGCGGCGTGCTGACCGACCACGAGGGCGTCGACGCCGTCTCCTTTACCGGGAGCACGCAGGTCGGGACCGCCGTCGCACAGGCCGCCGCAGACGACCTCAAACGCGTCCAGTGTGAGATGGGCGGCAAGAACCCGACGGTCGTGATGCCCAGCGCGGACGTCGACGAGGCGGTCGACATCGTCGGCGCCGGCGCGTTCGGCGTCACGGGCCAGGCCTGTACCGCCTGCTCCCGAGCGATCGTCCACGAGGACGTCTACGACGAGTTTGTCGCGGGCGTCACCGACTACGCCGAATCGATCGAGATCGGCCCTGGCGACGAGGACGTCGACATGGGCCCCCACGTCACGAACAGCGAACTCGAGGGCACGCTCGAGTACGTCCAGATCGCCGCGGAGGAAGACGGCGCGACCCTCGAGACCGGCGGCGAGCGACTCACCGGCGACGAGTACGACGACGGTTACTACGTCGAACCGGCCGTCTTCTCGGACGTGGAAAACGACATGCGCATCGCTCAGGAGGAGGTCTTCGGTCCGGTGCTGGCGGTGCTGAAGGTCAGCAGTTTCGAGGAGGGCCTCGAGGTCGCCAACGACATCGACTACGGCCTCTCGGCGAGTATCGTCACGCAGGACCTCACCGAGGCCAACCAGTTCGCCGAGAACGTCGAGTCGGGCGTCGCGAAGGTCAACGAGAAGACGACCGGGCTCGAACTGCACGTTCCCTTCGGCGGCTATAAACAGTCCTCGACGGACACCTATCGCGAGCAGGGCGACGCTGGACTGGACTTCTTCACGTCGACGAAGACGGTCTACATGAACTACTAA
- a CDS encoding Gfo/Idh/MocA family protein: METVKYGIVGVTGYGSNHADAVEAVDGAEVVAGTARSEESIAPFEADYDAAEYTDYEELFAEEELDAVSVCTPSGTHAEIAVAAAEAGIHVLSEKPLDVYIERVDRMIDAADRNDVRLGGIFQRRFTPERWTARQWVEEGRFGDLLLADTAVKWYRPQSYYEDHWHGRRDLDGGALIQQAIHFVDLLQWLTGGIERVTAETETMAHEMECEDVAVVSLRFENGARGTIEATTGVRGGRERVELNGTEGSYNSGTFVLGDEEVDPELADPPCGTGLEGQVRDFVGAVREDRDPIVTGREAREAVEVVLAAYASADLDRPVRVDEVRDLQDHT, encoded by the coding sequence ATGGAGACTGTTAAATACGGGATCGTCGGCGTGACGGGGTACGGAAGCAACCACGCGGACGCGGTCGAAGCCGTCGACGGCGCGGAGGTCGTCGCGGGCACGGCCCGAAGCGAGGAGTCGATCGCGCCGTTCGAGGCGGACTACGACGCGGCGGAATACACCGACTACGAGGAACTGTTCGCCGAAGAGGAACTCGACGCTGTCAGCGTCTGTACGCCCTCGGGGACCCACGCCGAAATCGCGGTCGCCGCCGCCGAGGCCGGGATTCACGTCCTCTCGGAGAAACCGCTCGACGTCTACATCGAGCGCGTCGACCGGATGATCGACGCCGCCGATCGAAACGACGTTCGGCTCGGCGGGATCTTCCAGCGCCGCTTCACGCCAGAGCGGTGGACCGCCCGACAGTGGGTCGAGGAAGGGCGGTTCGGCGACCTGCTGCTGGCCGACACCGCGGTCAAGTGGTACCGCCCGCAAAGCTACTACGAGGACCACTGGCACGGTCGGCGCGATCTCGACGGCGGCGCACTCATACAGCAGGCGATCCACTTCGTCGACCTGCTCCAGTGGCTGACCGGCGGGATCGAGCGCGTGACCGCCGAGACCGAGACGATGGCCCACGAGATGGAGTGCGAGGACGTCGCGGTCGTCTCCCTCCGATTCGAGAACGGCGCGCGCGGCACGATCGAGGCGACGACGGGCGTCCGCGGCGGGCGCGAGCGCGTCGAACTGAACGGCACCGAAGGCTCGTACAACTCGGGGACGTTCGTCCTCGGAGACGAGGAGGTCGACCCCGAACTCGCCGACCCGCCCTGCGGGACGGGACTCGAGGGGCAGGTCCGGGACTTCGTCGGGGCGGTCCGCGAGGACCGCGATCCGATCGTCACCGGTCGAGAGGCGCGCGAGGCCGTCGAGGTCGTCCTCGCCGCCTACGCCTCGGCGGACCTCGATCGCCCCGTCCGCGTCGACGAGGTGCGCGATCTGCAGGACCACACCTGA
- a CDS encoding carbohydrate ABC transporter permease: MSNPVQDESRSRVGQFVDLLINNPYDTYRILFYVGLTSFIIVTLFPFYWLFVLAITPSDQLYGMGILPEGTNVGVFIEIFQQYPIHHYIFNSVVIASITVVICLLLGSLAGYAFGRVDFRGKGPLMLLLLVVSYFPGIAYLIPLYEMLTGTLTIGPFMTPDLYNTPWSMAFPFTMLTLPLTIFILTTFFSQIPDGLEDAARVEGTTRLGALFRVILPLSAPGVTTAAIIVFISVYREFFFSFMMTDGEADNWAVLVYGILEFEQQSGQLYNMMAAASIVGIIPVALVVVFAQKHIVRGLTQGGLKE; this comes from the coding sequence GTGAGTAATCCAGTTCAAGATGAGTCCCGAAGCCGCGTCGGCCAGTTCGTCGATCTGCTCATCAACAACCCGTACGATACCTACAGGATCCTATTCTACGTAGGGCTGACGTCGTTCATCATCGTTACGTTGTTCCCATTCTATTGGTTGTTCGTCCTCGCGATCACGCCCAGCGATCAGCTCTACGGGATGGGGATCCTTCCCGAAGGGACCAACGTCGGGGTGTTCATCGAAATATTCCAACAGTACCCGATCCACCACTACATCTTCAATAGCGTCGTCATCGCGTCGATCACCGTCGTGATCTGCCTGTTGCTCGGCAGTCTCGCGGGATACGCGTTCGGGCGTGTCGATTTCCGGGGCAAGGGACCGCTAATGTTGCTCTTGCTCGTCGTCTCGTACTTCCCCGGGATCGCGTATCTGATTCCGCTCTACGAGATGCTGACGGGCACGCTAACCATCGGTCCGTTCATGACGCCGGACCTCTACAACACGCCGTGGTCGATGGCCTTCCCGTTCACGATGTTGACCCTCCCGCTCACGATCTTCATCTTGACGACGTTCTTCAGCCAGATCCCCGACGGACTGGAAGACGCTGCCAGGGTCGAAGGGACGACGCGACTCGGAGCGCTATTCCGGGTCATCCTTCCGCTGTCGGCCCCCGGCGTCACGACGGCCGCGATCATCGTCTTCATCAGCGTCTACCGTGAGTTCTTCTTCTCGTTCATGATGACCGACGGTGAAGCCGACAACTGGGCGGTCCTCGTCTACGGGATCCTCGAGTTCGAACAACAGAGCGGACAGCTGTACAACATGATGGCGGCGGCGAGCATCGTGGGGATCATCCCCGTTGCACTGGTCGTCGTCTTCGCGCAGAAACACATCGTTAGAGGCTTAACTCAAGGCGGCTTAAAGGAGTGA
- a CDS encoding extracellular solute-binding protein — translation MQTDSSVSRRRFLSAAGVAGVVGTAGCIGGSEDNELDFSEYDGEEATVEYSTAPLFGDIKDQLKESMRNAGLHENIDVEFSTGVWGADDQEDRYNQILQAGRSTPDIMLTNFSYTSSFAPRGWLVDLNEALPEEKLDEIESDYHQVMVDSMRWDGGLYGVPQFVDIPAILYRKDYVENAGYDPEGENWATEPMQWEQFAEIARDAREANDVDHAYTTTLNQRTIGHQTGYEKVVTMGGNYFGDMENQHGPIGDRPITIDDEPVIEALQLLRTFMHGSDDEHALDGMTGDILPSEALGWDTQPSQESFAAGEAVFHRNWSYAIAQFAGEDAFGDNIGLMPFPYGVSKDEAEYDGTGGTNATLGGWHLSLNPNSENLPAAVEVLKAMTSDEFYLDIFEYTGSTPPKPALYESDQAQNVSVMSRYLDTLQLQSENQWVHPINQIWDSQKDAIADEFHACLNQEQSPEEAVTSAQEAVEEIENSNL, via the coding sequence ATGCAAACCGATAGTTCGGTCTCACGACGACGATTTCTTTCGGCGGCCGGTGTCGCTGGGGTCGTTGGAACCGCAGGCTGTATCGGCGGCAGTGAGGATAACGAATTAGATTTCTCGGAGTACGACGGCGAGGAAGCAACGGTCGAGTACAGTACTGCGCCGCTCTTCGGAGACATCAAAGACCAGCTGAAGGAGTCGATGCGAAACGCTGGCCTCCACGAAAACATCGACGTCGAGTTTTCGACTGGCGTCTGGGGCGCGGACGATCAGGAGGATCGGTACAACCAGATCCTCCAGGCCGGCCGAAGCACGCCGGACATTATGCTAACCAACTTCTCGTACACGTCCTCGTTCGCGCCGCGGGGATGGTTAGTCGATCTGAACGAGGCACTCCCCGAGGAGAAACTCGACGAGATCGAGAGCGACTATCATCAGGTGATGGTCGATTCGATGCGGTGGGATGGTGGCCTGTACGGCGTTCCGCAGTTCGTCGACATTCCGGCGATCCTCTACCGCAAAGATTACGTCGAGAACGCCGGCTACGATCCGGAGGGCGAAAACTGGGCGACAGAGCCGATGCAGTGGGAGCAGTTCGCTGAAATCGCTCGCGATGCGAGAGAGGCGAACGACGTCGATCACGCCTACACGACGACGCTTAATCAGCGGACGATCGGTCACCAGACCGGCTACGAGAAGGTCGTCACGATGGGCGGGAACTACTTCGGTGACATGGAAAACCAGCACGGACCCATCGGGGACCGGCCAATCACGATCGACGACGAGCCGGTGATCGAGGCGCTCCAATTACTGCGAACGTTCATGCACGGGTCCGACGACGAACATGCTCTGGACGGGATGACCGGGGATATCCTCCCATCCGAGGCGCTCGGCTGGGACACGCAACCGTCCCAGGAATCGTTCGCTGCTGGCGAAGCGGTCTTCCACCGGAACTGGTCGTACGCGATCGCACAGTTCGCGGGCGAGGACGCGTTCGGGGACAACATCGGCCTCATGCCGTTCCCCTACGGCGTGAGCAAGGACGAAGCGGAGTACGACGGGACCGGCGGAACAAACGCGACGCTCGGCGGCTGGCACCTCTCGCTGAACCCGAACTCCGAGAACCTCCCCGCGGCCGTCGAAGTGCTGAAGGCGATGACGTCTGACGAGTTCTATCTCGATATCTTCGAGTACACCGGGTCGACACCACCGAAGCCAGCCCTGTACGAGTCAGATCAGGCGCAGAACGTCTCGGTGATGAGCCGCTATCTCGACACGCTCCAGCTCCAATCGGAGAATCAATGGGTCCACCCGATCAACCAGATCTGGGACTCGCAGAAGGATGCGATCGCCGACGAGTTCCACGCATGTCTCAACCAGGAGCAGTCGCCTGAAGAGGCCGTTACGTCGGCACAGGAAGCCGTCGAAGAAATCGAAAACTCCAACCTCTAG